In Abyssisolibacter fermentans, the genomic stretch TAGTGGCAGTTAGCTATTGGTCAAAAGAAGGGGGCAATTTTTCATGAGTAAAGAAACAATACTTGTAGTTGATGATGAAAAAGATATTGTTGATTTAATTGAAGTATATCTTTCAAAAGAAGGATACAATGTAATAAAAGCTTTTAATGGAGAAGAAGCACTGAATATAATAAATTCTAATAGTGTACATCTAGTAATTCTTGATACAATGATGCCCAAAATTGATGGAATAGAAGTATGTAGGAGAATGAGAGTGAAAAAGAACATACCAATAATAATATTGAGTGCTAAAGCAACTGATATGGACAAAATCATTGGTCTTAGTACAGGTGCAGATGATTATATGGTAAAACCGTTTAACCCTCTTGAACTTACTGCAAGGGTGAAGGCACAATTAAGAAGATATATTTATCTAAACAATAAAGAAAATGAAGAGGGGGATGTAATAAGCATAGGAGAATTAAAAATTCATCATAAAGCCCGTAAAGTTATGCTGTATGGTGAAAATATTAAATTAACAAAAACAGAATATGAAATATTAATACTCATGGCACGAAATCTAAACAGGGTTTTCACCTTAGAAGAAATATTTAAAATAGTATGGAAGGAAAACTATTTCGAAGGGAATAATACTGTAATGGTTCACATAGCACGCTTAAGAGAAAAAATAGAGAATAATCCTAAAGAGCCTAAGATAGTAAAAAATGTTTGGGGAGTGGGATATAAAATTGAAAATTAAGTTTTTTAATGGAATAAGATTCAAGTTATTCATAATATTTATTTTTAGTATTCTTCTTTCGTTCACTTGTGCAACTATTCAATTATTAATAAGCCTTGGAGTTATATTTGTGGACTTGGGAGAATTGGAATTTGATTATTTAATTATTTACTTAGGAGTTTTTGTTTTGTTAATGATATTATTTTTCTACATATTTTCAAGAAAAATAATAAATAGAATAGAAAATATAAGTAAAACTGTTACCGATATGAAAGAAGGCAATTTAGATATAAATATTCCTGTGATATCAAATGATGAAATTGGTAATTTAGCTGAGAACATAAACATTATGGCAAAGAACCTTAAAGATTTAATTGAAAAACAGCGCCAAGTTGAAAAAATAAAGAATGAAATGATAAGTAGTATATCTCATGATTTGAGAACACCTTTAACCGCACTTATGGGATATATTAAATTGATTAAAAGTAATCGTGATGATATACAAGCTTTTTTTCATTATGTAGATATTTTAGAGAGAAAATGTGAGGAATTAAAAAAACTTATGGATGATTTACTTGAGTATTCAAATGTTAATTTTGAAGGTATAAAACTGAAGAAAGAAATTGTCAGCATTAAAGAGCTTGTTGAACAGGTATTAATAGATTTTGTTCCGCAGCTTGAGAATTCAGGTATGACATTTAATATAGAATGTGACAGTGAAAAAATATTGATTAGAGTGGATCTTAGTTTAATAGTAAGACTATTTCAAAATATTATAAGTAACAGCATTTTTTACGGTAAGGAAGGGAAAAAAATGCATATTAAAATAATAAGAGAGTATGAAAATGTTATAGTAAAGATAACTAACTATGGAAAAACAATATCAAAAGAAGATCTACCCTATATATTTGAAAGGTTTTATAGGTGTGAAAAATCAAGAAGCTCTAATACTGGTGGGAAAGGTATGGGACTTGCCATTGCAAAGCGTATTGCTGAAATTCATGAAGGAACAATCAAAGCTAGTAGCAATAGAGAAGAAACAGTGTTTCAGATTATATTACCAGCATATTTAATAGATAGCCAAGTTCTAAAATAGACATAGGACTTGACTATCTTTAAAAATCTTAAGAAAGTTGTAAGTTTTTCTTTAATATTTGGTAAGGTATTTCCTCTAATATTTAATTATAAATCAAATTATACGATGGAGGAATACAAATG encodes the following:
- a CDS encoding sensor histidine kinase, which gives rise to MDLGELEFDYLIIYLGVFVLLMILFFYIFSRKIINRIENISKTVTDMKEGNLDINIPVISNDEIGNLAENINIMAKNLKDLIEKQRQVEKIKNEMISSISHDLRTPLTALMGYIKLIKSNRDDIQAFFHYVDILERKCEELKKLMDDLLEYSNVNFEGIKLKKEIVSIKELVEQVLIDFVPQLENSGMTFNIECDSEKILIRVDLSLIVRLFQNIISNSIFYGKEGKKMHIKIIREYENVIVKITNYGKTISKEDLPYIFERFYRCEKSRSSNTGGKGMGLAIAKRIAEIHEGTIKASSNREETVFQIILPAYLIDSQVLK
- a CDS encoding response regulator transcription factor, with the translated sequence MSKETILVVDDEKDIVDLIEVYLSKEGYNVIKAFNGEEALNIINSNSVHLVILDTMMPKIDGIEVCRRMRVKKNIPIIILSAKATDMDKIIGLSTGADDYMVKPFNPLELTARVKAQLRRYIYLNNKENEEGDVISIGELKIHHKARKVMLYGENIKLTKTEYEILILMARNLNRVFTLEEIFKIVWKENYFEGNNTVMVHIARLREKIENNPKEPKIVKNVWGVGYKIEN